The following proteins are encoded in a genomic region of Gouania willdenowi chromosome 6, fGouWil2.1, whole genome shotgun sequence:
- the LOC114464315 gene encoding trace amine-associated receptor 6-like — protein MSTPDEAELCYPHLGNSSCRRIMRSHSASVLFHIILSFISVLTLTLNLLVIISISHFKKLHTPTNFLLLSLAVSDFSVGFVWVFMIFLINGCWFLGADWCVFYVALGFISTSASIGTVVLISVDRYVAVCDPMHYQTKVTNNRAKICIVLCWAGSALFHCLRLNNIIENPGEFDSCAGECTVYVLPVARIMNVVFTFIIPFSIIVVLYVRVFMVAVSQAQAMRSHVTVVTFQSSQKVNRSELKAARALGVVVVVFIMCLTPFFIVSFTAGLGVKTAPSYIFVLGLFFFNSMLNPVIYVFLYPWFRKCVKCVLSLQILKSGSSEANIL, from the exons ATGAGCACACCTGATGAAGCTGAGCTCTGCTATCCACACCTGGGAAACTCTTCATGCAGGAGGATCATGCGTTCTCACTCAGCGTCTGTGCTCTTTCACATCATCCTGTCCTTCATCTCTGTGCTCACTCTAACCCTCAACCTGCTGGTCATCATCTCCATCTCACACTTCAA GAAGCTACACACTCCcaccaacttcctcctcctctctctggctGTGTCAGATTTCTCTGTGGGGTTCGTCTGGGTTTTTATGATCTTCCTTATCAATGGCTGCTGGTTTTTAGGTGCAGActggtgtgttttttatgtagCATTAGGTTTTATATCAACCTCTGCTTCAATAGGAACTGTTGTTCTGATATCAGTGGATCGTTATGTGGCTGTTTGTGATCCAATGCACTATCAAACTAAAGTCACTAATAACAGAGCTAAGATATGCATTGTCCTGTGTTGGGCTggttctgctctgtttcactgTCTGAGGCTAAATAATATTATAGAAAATCCAGGTGAGTTTGATTCCTGTGCTGGAGAATGTACAGTTTATGTCCTTCCTGTTGCTAGAATTATGAATGTGGTTTTTACTTTCATAATTCCATTCAGCATCATAGTGGtcctgtatgtgagagtgtttatggtggctgtgtctcaggcccaGGCCATGCGCTCTCATGTTACCGTGGTGACATTTCAGAGTTCACAGAAGGTGaacaggtcagagctgaaagctgctagagctctgggtgtagtggttgttgtgtttataatgtgtttaactccatttttcattgtttcatttaCAGCAGGGTTGGGAGTGAAAACTGCACcatcttacatttttgttctaggtctatttttcttcaactctatgcttaaccctgtgatctatgtgtttctgtatccctggttcaggaaatgtgtgaaatgtgttctttctcttcagatcctgaagtctggctccagtgaggccaacatactgtaa